TAAATgaagagacaggaagtcatggatagtttatatatgtttttttattttttttttgtgaaataaaatgGTAACAATACAAATGTAAGATaatacaaaacatgtttttaatatttttttttaatatgaattgtaaattattattattttaacgcAAGCATTTTTTAACTGTCTATTGTAGCACCTAGCTTTTTTCTAGATTCTGATTCAGAAAAAGCAAGCTAAATAATGTGGTTGTTTTAATGAATAGTATTCTGGGGTCACTTCAAAATTAAAGCCAAGCCACAAGGCgtgaaataaaacagtaaaagaTTAATTTCATTTATGTTTATTGGGATCCTGTTTTCCccatcagatgtttttttgtgttcagttcaggtttgagaacaataataatgcactttggtGCAAATATACAGAGAAGTAGTCCATAACGATAGACTAATTGACAGTCTGATTAACAAATGATTATGTAACCATTATTATGGTACTAAAATGCCTTTCACAGAATCATTTTGGTGCACCCTTCCCCATCATattcttttttgtattcttCTCAGGTTTCAGTAgaataatataacattttggaataaaaatacaaatgagcAGTCCAAAACTGGAGGCCAGAATAGCAAATATTTCCACAGCAACACTGAACTTCCCAGGAGAGCTGACATACGCTGGGATGAAAGTGATCCAGACTGCGCAGAATATCAACATGCTGAAAGTGATCAATTTGGCTTCATTGAAATTATCAGGCAGTTTCCGGGCCAGAAAAGCAAGAATGAAACATAACATGGCCAGAAGTCCTATGTACCCAAGTACAGCCCAGAAGCCTACAGCTGAGCCCAGAGCACACTCTAAGATGATTTTGTCCTTGAATTCCTTAAAATTCTTAaatggaaaaggaggagaaattGTTAACCAGAGGATACATATGATAACTTGTATGAGAGTGAAAGCCAGAACACTGAGCCTCTGCTGTACAGGCCCAAACCATTTCATCATATTACTACCTGGAAGTGTGGCCCTGAAGGCCATTAACACCACTATAGTTTTCCCCAGAACACAAGAGATGCAAAGGACAAAGGTGATGCCGAACGCTGTGTGTCGCAGCATGCAGGACCACTCAGAGGGTCGGCCGATGAAGGTCAGAGagcacaggaaacacagagtCAAGGAGAATAGCAGCAGGAAGCTCAGCTCAGAGTTGTTGGCCCTGACAATAGGAGTTTTTCTGTATCTGAAGAAAATGAATGCCACAACAGCTGTGAGGCATGTTCCAAATAAGGACGCTGCAGTGAGCAGCGCTCCCATGATCTCTTCATATGATAGAAACTCTGCCTCTTTCTTCACACAGGCATCTCTTCTCTCATTTGACCAGAACTCAGGGTGGCATCGCACACAGGTGATAGaatctgaaaaataatattaaagcaGGTGCAATTCTTCTTCAGTACATTTCAATACATACACACTACATGAGTACCAGATAATAAATTGACAGCCTTATGACAGTTGTATGGtaaaagtatagtatgtaagTACAAGATACAGTATAAAGAGCTATTATTCATACATGTTTCTTTGTCTTGTTTAATTTCTTACTCTTTAATGTTCTGCTTGACTGGTAGAGCATATTTTGAATTCAATGTGTTGAACTTAACTCAACCTGACTGAGCCATCTCCACGACTCGGTTAAGGTATGTTAATGCTAAAAAaatccactagatgtcactgTGTCTTTAAATAGCATGCCTTTTCAGTCCGCTTTCTTACAGGAAgtttacaacaaaaaaagtcatgtcagaCTTACTGGTCTAATTGTCAAAGGCAGgcatatttttttcaacatcatAGTTTCAGAGGCCTTATTGAACAGAATCATATAACTTGCTGATCGAATCAAATTTACCATTTtctactaaataaaaaaacaggtatatacagtatatatatatatatatatatatatatatatatatatatatttatttatgttttactgTCGAAAATGTTCTACCAAACAGTTGAATTGTCCTTAACTGGTGAAAGAAGTGATGTTaagataataaattaaagatgttcctgaaaaaaaacatattattaaCAATCACTGCTGTTGATAGCATTTGTTAATatgatatatttaattttatttcatgaTATATTTGGTGAAGAAAAATATATCTGCATGATTTCTAATAATTTCTGACATATTTTCAAAGTAGCCTACTGTAAATAGGTTTGTGTTAAATatctagaataaataaatggagaATAATATTagtactgttaatactactaattCTATGGCAACAAACATACATATGTTGCTATACTGACCTATTACTAGTATAATAAGAGCACatagtttgtatttttattttaccatGAAGCAACATCTCAATCATTTGGTAAGGGCCtacattaattatttttattgttgctCCAAGGACATACAAATGCAAAGATATTTTTGTATCCATTATTTTGTGATGACATTGAAgggtaatatatattttcaaatttCATTTTTCAATGCTGCTGTACAAACACCACAAAATCCACACTTAATGCattaatttcagagagagagagagatgtcacATGagaccaaaactatctgcatgctCAGATACCACTAGGAGTTGAGAAAATACTGTAGACTTGTTTGTAATATGAGCGAGCTGACCCTTTAAtgacctttcttttttttaaataacttttttaccGATATAATATTACTACACCTGTAATGTTGCTTATTTCTCCCTCTGCACATCTTAAACAGTCATAGCAGCAGACAGGCTTTCCTTTCTGGAGAACCTTGCGAGTTCCTGGAGGACACTTCTCGCTGCAAACTGACAAAGGCACCTGCATGAACAAAACAACTATGAGAAGAAATGTATGGGCATTCACTTTGACAAGGACTTGTCTTTGCAAACCTCTATTGTAAATTTGATGCAACAAAATCAAACAGTATTATGTCACAATAACTATCACATATACGCTTATAACCAgtgatggaaagtaactaagcaaatttactcaagtactgtactaaaGTACAATTTcgaggtatttgtactttacttgagcataccattttttattactttatacatctactccactacatctcagaggaaagtattgtactttttactccactatatttatttgacaatattagttactttgcagattcataatattacatattATCAACATATAAATTACGTTGTAATAATATATtaagatacaactttattgatccctggggtAAATTCACAATTTACcctgcagtatataaagtaatttaaatgagctccacctttaatGCCGCAACATTatagtgatgaacacattaatgcatcaataattataatccaataatattatatatatatatatatatatattattattattcagcataatgagtacttttaactttggtactttatattttaattcTAATACATTTATACTTTTACTGACGTAAGATTCTGGACTTACAGAGTATTtccacactgtggtattactattTTCACTGCAGTACTTCTTCCGCCCTTTTATTATAACATAGACTGTAATTAACAGTTACAGTGATCACATTGCATCTTACCTGTTTTGAATTCTGTGCCCAAATTAAAGGCTTATTTTGCAGATTCAGCTGTTTTTCTGCAGGTAAAGATGCATCATAAAGACCAACTGTGACAAAGTCCACAATGCCATTTTCTGTTGGCTGCCAGCTTATAATTTCATACTTTGCTGCTGGGTCTCCATTTTCATTAAAGTAGACCTCATCTCCTTCCTTTGTTTTGAACTGAATCTCTTTTATGTGCTGTAAAATCTAAGTCAATGTAAATTgaattaatacattataaatcAATGTCAATTATTATCTAACAAACATTTTATAGGCCTATTGGTTCAACAGACTGCAACAGTTTATTTTTCCAAATTTGAACAATTTTCCTTGTTAATGTGACTCAAAAAACTCACCGTAAATGGATCTAGCTGCACCTTgttgtcacatgttttgttACAGCTCAGAATGTTGTGAAGCGCGTGGGCCACAGCATACACTCCTTTATAGATATTGTTAAAGATAGGCATGAGCGACATATCTGTGAAGCTGTTTTGCACTCCAGTCAGATCTTCATGTCCAGTACATTCTCTCCGATTCCCTTCTGAAGACTTTGACTGGTTGAATTTACAGCTGAACAATGTCTCCCAAAACTCTGTGAACATTTCATTACTAGATGAACTGAGTGGCTTCACATCCAACATGAACTCTCTCATGCCACTCACATGTGCTTTGGGGATGGACAGGCCTATGGCACCATCCAAAATGTGATGCCTATCCATGGCTGCAATTTGGGGATCAAAGATCCAGGCCTCACTGCCTACCCACTGGTACCCAGTCAAGTTGTGGTGAGACAACTCATGTAGTAACACATCCATATCCATGTGGGAGAGGAAAGCGACAATCACCTTGGCAGTGGAAGCCTTGATAATGTCAATtgtcttttgtattttttctggTGGATCCGTTCGAAAGAAAGGTACAGAGTACTCCAGACAGATGCCCAGCTGATGGGCGGTTTCTATGAATGTGGCCATGCCATTATTGCCGTAATCAGCATTTGTTCTAATAGCTCCAACCCAAGTCCAACCAAAGTGCTTGACCAACTGGGCCAGGGCTCTGCTCTGGTAGTAGTCACTGGGTATTGTTCTGAGGAAGGACGGGTACTTGGTTTTGTCACTGAGACAAGCACAAGTAGCAAAGTGGCtgatctaaaagaaaaaaaaagaaattaaccTAAATTTCAAGATAAAGatgtgaaatataaaacattcatacaGCCAACTCCAATTATTTAAAACCCATTTTGCTATGACATGCTGGAAGAAGTAAAGATTAATAATACCCACCATTGGGATATGAAAAGGTCCGATGACAGTAGCTATAACCAtgcaaggagaggaagaggtttCTCCCATAACGGCCTGCACTTGGGCAAGTCTTGTACATGGTGCCTCGGAGGGTGCAGATGCCACTTCATTACCATTAGCCAAGGCCAGTGCTACCCTCACACTTTTGGCCACGGAGCCACAGGTATCGTAGATCTTATAGCCCAGAGAGATACCAGGCAGTAGGTCTGTGCTGTTATTAATCTCCTCTATGGCAAAGAGCATCGCCTGGGTAAACTGGAACTCTCTGAAATTCAAACTAGATGCATACAATTATAAATAATTGACATTTGTCTGTGAAATAGAAACAATAGCATAGTAAATGGAAATATTTGATGGTATTAATACACACAACAGGgaatatttatcattttaaataatcaGTTTCAAACTTTCTCTTATATATTTTAAGTCTAAATAGATTTATAATTGACCTTATGCATTGCAGTGGCAGTGGTTTGTGCATGTAGTTATCTTGTCTGTCTTTCCAGCTGCTGTGTAAAGAGAAGATTCCCCCCAACATAATGTCCCCATCCTTAGAAAGCTGGGGGTTCTCAGGATCCCCTCTCTGCCTGCACACAGGCTCCTCGGCCTGAGAGAAAGATGCCACCAGCAACAGCTGTAAGAGTGCCCATCCCTGCTCTGGCCACCTCTCTGTGGATGGCATACCGTCTGAGAGAGCTAAACCACTGGGTGGCATCACATGTACCTTAATGTAAATTCAAAGCTTGCACTGGTATTTATACATGTTGGA
The Sebastes fasciatus isolate fSebFas1 chromosome 7, fSebFas1.pri, whole genome shotgun sequence genome window above contains:
- the LOC141771720 gene encoding extracellular calcium-sensing receptor-like → MLGGIFSLHSSWKDRQDNYMHKPLPLQCISLNFREFQFTQAMLFAIEEINNSTDLLPGISLGYKIYDTCGSVAKSVRVALALANGNEVASAPSEAPCTRLAQVQAVMGETSSSPCMVIATVIGPFHIPMISHFATCACLSDKTKYPSFLRTIPSDYYQSRALAQLVKHFGWTWVGAIRTNADYGNNGMATFIETAHQLGICLEYSVPFFRTDPPEKIQKTIDIIKASTAKVIVAFLSHMDMDVLLHELSHHNLTGYQWVGSEAWIFDPQIAAMDRHHILDGAIGLSIPKAHVSGMREFMLDVKPLSSSSNEMFTEFWETLFSCKFNQSKSSEGNRRECTGHEDLTGVQNSFTDMSLMPIFNNIYKGVYAVAHALHNILSCNKTCDNKVQLDPFTILQHIKEIQFKTKEGDEVYFNENGDPAAKYEIISWQPTENGIVDFVTVGLYDASLPAEKQLNLQNKPLIWAQNSKQVPLSVCSEKCPPGTRKVLQKGKPVCCYDCLRCAEGEISNITDSITCVRCHPEFWSNERRDACVKKEAEFLSYEEIMGALLTAASLFGTCLTAVVAFIFFRYRKTPIVRANNSELSFLLLFSLTLCFLCSLTFIGRPSEWSCMLRHTAFGITFVLCISCVLGKTIVVLMAFRATLPGSNMMKWFGPVQQRLSVLAFTLIQVIICILWLTISPPFPFKNFKEFKDKIILECALGSAVGFWAVLGYIGLLAMLCFILAFLARKLPDNFNEAKLITFSMLIFCAVWITFIPAYVSSPGKFSVAVEIFAILASSFGLLICIFIPKCYIILLKPEKNTKKNMMGKGAPK